tttgttcGGCTTATCCACAGAAAAAATGAGGAGGAAGCTGCTCTCCCGAAGCCTGACATTCCATGGATTCACTCTAAAGACAGATAAGATGTAAGAGACGAGAATGATGGAGAGGGCAGCAAAGTACTGGGCTGTGCCCCAAGGGAAGGAGATGGTCCTGTTCTCAGATAATAAGACACATGACATTCTGGGAGTAATAGTAGATGAGCAACAGGTATCACAGAAGGACAGGTGCCATGGGAAGAAGCACCACTCATTCAGAAAGCTATAAACTCCATAGTATCGATAGTATGTATGGAGCTACTCAGGCACCTCACTTGAGTGCCTTGCTCCATTTTGACAGGCCTGATATTTTTACCAGGTGCAAGACCTTGAAAGTTTTCCTCTTCTTACTGAGTCCTAATTAGCCCTTAAGGGGGTTGTTTACAAAAAGACGAAACAGTTTTTGTTGGCATCTTGGTCTCATGGCTCCTTCGTATATAACTAGACCCAATGCAAATCATTACACTGGAAGTCAATGTTCTTAGACCATTTTGTATCAGATGATATTGAGCTTTATGGACTATGTCATGCTGTACATGCTGAACTTTTTCTGTCAATGCAGCAACTTCAGGTCTTCCACTTTGTCTGTAGCAATTCAAGCTAAGAGGATACTTCCTTATCAAACAGTGTAAGATGCATTCTATAGGTTCTTGGAGGAATACAGTCCACTCTTGAACATAAATTGGAGCAGTTGCACCAGTAGAAACTTCCACtggagaaagaaaataatgatATCCCAGGTAATTTCTTGATGGCGGGGTAGAAGCTGCTAGAGCAACCTTTTGCTGAGAAGCAGGTTGATCAGTCATCAGCCAAGTTGGCTACATGTGGGttagggtgtgggtgtggctgagTCCCACGTTGCCCTTCCTAAAGTTACAAGCTTTTATGTTGTGTATGGCTATTTATTGCAACACTACGTCAAGTAATGTAGTGACTCTGTTTTATTTCTGAAGCTGGAGAGATGGAAATTCTACACTACTCATCTACATGATGTTCTGTTCTCCACCAATGACCATCCTTTAATGACAACACTGTCGTCTTTTGgggattaaaaacacatataactGTGGAGATTTCTTACCTTATTTCAGACAGAAAACTACTAAGCAGTTTTCCCATTTTGTTTCTCTTTGATTCCATCAGGGGGAAAAAATGCCTGACAGGAACAGCAGTAGAGTGAAGGAGTTTGTGTTCGCGGGATTCACTGACAGTCCAGAGTTGGCTGCTATCTTGTTTGCATTGTTTCTAGTCAATTATCTCATCACAATTGTGGGGAATTTTGGGATTCTTATGTTAATTAGGGCCGATGCTCGACTTCATacccccatgtatttcttccttaGTAATTTGTCCTTCTTAGACATTTGCTATTCAACCACAATCAGTCCAAGGCTGCTGATGGACCTTTTAAGGGAAAAGAAAGTGATTACTTTCAATGAGTGTCTAGTTCAATTCTATTTCTATGTAACTTTTGCCACCACTGAGTGTTACCTCCTGGCTGCTATGGCATACGATCGGTACATGGCCATCTGCAACCCACTCACCTACACAATCACCATGTCTCAGAAAGTTTGTGTTTCTCTGGTGGCTGGTTCATACATTGCTGGAACAGTCAATTCTATGATACACACAGGATGTTTGACTCTTTTATCCTTTTGTGGTCCTAATGTCATTGATCATTTTTTTTGTGAAGGTCCTCCACTCTTTCAACTTTCATGTTCTGATACCAGCATCAATTTGTATGTGATGTTTGCTTTTGCTGGCTTTAACCTGATAAGCACCCATTTCACCGTCCTTATCTCTTACTCTTACATTGTTGCCACTATTTTGAGAATTCGCTCAGCTGAGGGCAGGTACAAAGCCTTCTCCACCTGCTCCTCTCACCTGCTGGCTGTCATCATCCTTTATGGAAGCTTGATCTTTATCTACCTCCAACCTAATTCAACAAATGGAGGCAAAGTGACCTCTTTGTTGTATGCGGTGGTAATACCCATGCTAAACCCTCTCATCTACAGCTTGAGGAACAAGGAAGTCAAGAGTGCTTTGACACGGGTGATGGAGAAGCGTATTGCCTGACAATGTTAATATGGAATGCTCTGTGAAGACTGCTGGAGGATAGCAGCTGTTTATTTGGGATTTGGCTGATGTTTGACTGGAATATTAAAAAAGAATAAGTAATTTTGTGGCAGAAACTGGGCCATGTGGAACTATTTCAAGGACTATTTTCCAATAGGACTTCTCCAATAGCTGCCTCTCTTAGAGAACCAAAAGGAGTTGATAGCAACTTCCCAGTGAAGCCTTGAAGACTCAATGAATATCCTTTTTGATTAAGAGAGCAGAAGATAGAAGTGAAATATACTTCATGGTGTTTCAAGTTGTTGCTCAGCTTTACTGTATGAACTACTTtgagtccagatgttgttgaaaagctacgtatatagatatatattctgatcaaataaaagcaaataaCTAAATGTCTGAAGCACTTTCCATACATTCTCTCTGGCATCTTACCAAACCCCTGTAAGGTAAGCTCATATTATAGTCCTCACTTTGGACAAATTTCATGGAGAATTATCTTATTAGGCATATTTATATTGGATAGATAACTCAATGGCTTCTAGTCAGAATTGCTAATAGAAACCTCTTTGGATAAAAGAAGCATATATCTGGGACAAACAAAAGGAAGATGGTCAGCACCAAAATTCCCTGCATGCAGAAGCTTCTGACTGGCTCATGTTGGTGACAAGATGGTGAGCTAGAAGAGCCTTCAACTGATTCAAAAAGGCActtaaataatgttttaaatagtcGTATTGAGGCTGATTGAGCATGGATTGATGAAGGGCACACAGTCTAAACCAGGTTATTAATAGCTAATGCTATTAGTATTACATCAGTCCATACTGCTGAGGGTATTGTAATGTTGTGATTACAGAGTCAGGGTGTTCTAGTGGACGCTGTATAAAAGACATGGGATTCCATGGGGAAGGGCTGCAAAAGCAGCAGTTGCTCCTCCCCTGGATGAGCATTAGTCCTCAATGTCCCAGTTTCTAGCGTCCGCAACATCCCAGTTTCTACACACTACTCTCATTTCTTTTGTCTTGCTGccacctttcagtgtttttagccaagGAATGAGGTTATAGCATTGCTTCACCTTTTAAGCACCCATTGCCTAGACTCTAGAGAAGGaacttcttgttttgtttttattaagccTTACTTCTGGTCTTCTTTGTTGGAGAAGTAGTTGATTCtccacagaaaacaaacaaactggtttttataattttattgtagCTGGGATTGGAGGTGGTATACTGTGTGCCAACTCAAGAACAACAGGTAGCTACAATGACTGGAGTTCATGAGCTTTCTAATTTAGGTCTTCTTTCATACATTAAAAAGGTGATTCCTGCCCTACTGGGTATGTAAACATAAAAAAATGCACTCTCCTAATACCAATCAGATAAAGTCAATCATTATACCCATTGTTGTTAAAACCATTTTGCTGGAGAAAGGGAAAGTTAGAGTTGAGCAGCTTTTGCCCATCTGGTGACCTCCATATACTTGTGTTTACTTCCGGTTGGGCTGCCCAGAGTACAGAGCAGAAGTCAGTGGTAGCCTAGTTGGTGCCTCATACTTGTGAAACTGTTGAAGCTGCAGGGAAGTTTTGGAGGAGGCCACAGAACCCTGGTTCTCTTGGGTTACTTAGTATAATATTGTGTTTTTTTGAGAGCAGAGTCCCAACAACACTGACAATGTACCATGCAGATTGCTTTCTAGTGGAGATTTCCATTAAAAAGATCTGATAACACCATCATGCTTCTccttagtgttgttgttgttgttgtatttataaTCCACCCTTCAACCCTAAGGTACCCAGGCAGCACACAAACAATTCATTAAACTACAACACAACAATAAAAACCATGGAGCACTAATCCTACTCAGAATATCAACAGATATGACTAACATAGCTgataaatttcagtgggtctactctgtatATAAATTGGATAAAACCCGATAATGGCAAGTAGTGTTATAAAACAGCAAACCAGCTGTTTTCATGATGACACATTTTTTTTATAAGTTGGTGGaatcttatttaaaaaattgtcacATGAAAGCAGTGACTTTGGCTGCATGTATCTCAGGTGTGCATTTGTATATACATGCATGTAACAAGCACCACATATTCAAAAGCCTATAAACTCCAGGATGTTCATTGTGTGTATGGAGTTACACAATTGCCTGAGTTGAGGGCCTTGCTCCATTTTGAAAGGTCTGCTATTTTTACAGGAACAGTGGCTTGAAAGCTTTCCTCTTCTTACAGAGCACTAATTAACCCATAAGGAGTTGGTACACAAGGGGGGCGGGGATATTGTTGGCATGTTGGTCTCATGGTACCACTGCATTTAACTTTGATGCAAGGCAGATTATTAAACTGGAAGTCAACAACCTTAGAGCAGTAAACAAGAGACCATTAACTATTTGATGCTGTAGAGcaagggttgtcaacctggttcctaccacccactagtgggcgtttcaggattctaggtgggtggtaggggatTGTACTGCACAAGCTGAaccctccttccatcgagcactggtgagCGGTAAGGAAATGTTAccctcaagaaagatgcattagtgggtggtaggtataaaaaggttgactacccctacTGTAGAGTTTTATGGTCTATGTTATGTTGCACATGCTGAACTTTTTCAATCAATGCAGCAACTGCAGGCCTTTCACTAATATTTGTAGCAATCTTAGTCAAGAGCATGCTTGCCTATCAAACAGTTGTTTGCATCTTAGAGGACCTTGGAGGAATACAGATTCCACTCTTGGATCTAAGTAAGAGCAAATGATCCAGTAGATGCTTCCACTGGAGGacacaaggaaaggaaagaatgatATCCCAGGTAACTTCCTGATGGTAGGATAGAAGCTGCTAGACCAGCCCATTGCTCCTAACCATGCTGACCAGGATAGGTTACAGGTGGGTAAAGGTGAGGATAAGAATTTCCAAGCCTCCAGACTCCTCCTGATAGCTTATAAGCACTATAGTAAGTCATGGAAAAAGAGAGGGTAAAAGAAGGCAGACACCCCTTATTGAGGGAGATGAAAGGAGCTGGTGGGCAGAGCCTGTCTGGTCTGATAGGAGGACAGAGAAGAGAGTGCAGCCTAAATGATGCAAGGAGCCAAAGATCTGAGGAGTCTTGGAGCCCAAGATTGTGAAGTTCATCAAAAGGCTATTGACTGCTTTAAATATGGCCTGATTCAGGAATTTCAACCTGGAGATTACAGTTCTAAAGGTCAAAAGATGCGAGATAGGCTCATATATACAGTGGGTTAAAAACAAGTTCTAATTGAATCCCTTCTCTTGAAAAAAATGAAACTGCATGTTTAACTTATGATTGCTGTTAGCaaataacagaccctccaagtgtccctattttccagggacgtccctgatttagataagtcatcccagtttctggtttgatcccagaatgtcccactttccccaaggatgtccc
The nucleotide sequence above comes from Podarcis raffonei isolate rPodRaf1 chromosome 1, rPodRaf1.pri, whole genome shotgun sequence. Encoded proteins:
- the LOC128402702 gene encoding olfactory receptor 1009-like, with the translated sequence MPDRNSSRVKEFVFAGFTDSPELAAILFALFLVNYLITIVGNFGILMLIRADARLHTPMYFFLSNLSFLDICYSTTISPRLLMDLLREKKVITFNECLVQFYFYVTFATTECYLLAAMAYDRYMAICNPLTYTITMSQKVCVSLVAGSYIAGTVNSMIHTGCLTLLSFCGPNVIDHFFCEGPPLFQLSCSDTSINLYVMFAFAGFNLISTHFTVLISYSYIVATILRIRSAEGRYKAFSTCSSHLLAVIILYGSLIFIYLQPNSTNGGKVTSLLYAVVIPMLNPLIYSLRNKEVKSALTRVMEKRIA